The following coding sequences lie in one uncultured Bacteroides sp. genomic window:
- a CDS encoding glycoside hydrolase family 3 N-terminal domain-containing protein — protein MMKKKLLIFILLAMVSFSGAATNNKKINSTKAKFIKSLIKQMTLEEKINQLNNVLSGGDPDATAKKEAAWVKAGAGAIFNVAGANLARKYQKLAVDSTRLKIPLLFGFDCVHGMRTIFPIPLGGAASWDLTKIEKSEGIAALEASALGVNWVYAPMVDVCRDARWGRIAEGAGEDPYLGSKIAAARVKGFQGSGLNEGRSVASCVKHYAAYGAVESGRDYNTIELSEGTMRNIYLPPYKAAINAGAPSLMSAFNAYHNIPATCNSWLLKDVLRNEWGFKGFVVSDFEAIAELIPHGLAADSMDAACLAINAGLDMDMKSNIYIKELAKLVKMKKVKESAIDEAVANILGVKYDLGLFENPYLYCDSVRERTDVFTSANRNIARDLAKSSIVLLKNKDLLPISKSIKSVAVIGELANSRTDMNGTWIGLGRGEDPVSILEGIKSKIPHADVKYAEGSKVRSASSMDEALEIAKNADVVILSMGEYGWMSGEGQSYANIELSECQMILFRKLKAMNKPVVVILSNGRPLVIPEVADQSDALLETWFLGTEGGNAIADVLFGDYNPSGKLPVSFPESMGQLPFYYNQLPTGRPLYDRPNDPLRSIYRDIPNKALFPFGYGLSYTQFKYSDLNIVPNGKDGFIASIALENIGNKGGEEVAQLYIRKCPSSISQPIKSLKGFKKIYLSSGKRQIINFNVSKENLKYFKEKEGWIFEHGTYKIFVGGDSENTVNGDIIL, from the coding sequence ATGATGAAGAAGAAACTTTTAATATTTATCCTCTTGGCAATGGTGAGCTTCTCCGGTGCTGCGACTAATAATAAAAAGATAAATTCTACAAAAGCAAAATTCATAAAGAGTCTGATAAAGCAGATGACTCTTGAAGAAAAAATAAACCAGCTCAATAATGTCTTATCTGGAGGAGATCCCGATGCAACTGCTAAAAAAGAGGCTGCATGGGTGAAAGCGGGAGCAGGCGCTATATTTAATGTTGCCGGAGCAAACCTTGCTCGTAAGTACCAGAAGCTTGCGGTCGATAGCACACGTCTGAAAATCCCTTTGCTTTTTGGATTTGATTGTGTACATGGAATGCGTACCATTTTCCCCATTCCACTTGGTGGGGCGGCAAGTTGGGACTTGACTAAAATTGAAAAATCTGAAGGCATTGCAGCTTTGGAGGCCTCTGCACTTGGTGTAAACTGGGTATATGCCCCTATGGTGGATGTGTGCCGGGATGCACGTTGGGGACGTATCGCTGAAGGTGCGGGTGAGGATCCTTATCTTGGTTCAAAAATAGCAGCCGCACGTGTCAAGGGATTTCAGGGAAGTGGACTGAATGAAGGGCGGAGCGTTGCATCCTGTGTAAAGCATTATGCTGCCTATGGTGCTGTAGAAAGCGGCCGCGACTACAATACAATAGAATTGAGTGAAGGTACGATGCGTAACATCTATCTTCCTCCCTATAAAGCTGCGATCAATGCTGGTGCACCCTCATTAATGTCTGCATTCAATGCTTATCATAATATACCTGCAACTTGCAACAGCTGGCTTTTAAAGGATGTGCTTCGTAATGAGTGGGGATTTAAGGGCTTTGTGGTGTCTGATTTTGAAGCGATAGCAGAACTGATACCTCATGGACTTGCTGCTGATTCCATGGATGCTGCATGTCTGGCTATAAATGCAGGACTTGACATGGATATGAAAAGTAATATCTATATCAAGGAATTGGCAAAATTGGTAAAGATGAAGAAAGTGAAAGAATCTGCTATTGATGAAGCTGTTGCAAATATATTGGGAGTAAAATATGATTTGGGACTCTTTGAAAATCCTTATTTATATTGTGACAGTGTAAGAGAGCGGACGGATGTCTTTACTTCAGCAAATCGCAATATAGCCAGAGATTTGGCTAAAAGTTCAATCGTCTTATTGAAAAACAAAGATCTGCTTCCCATTTCAAAAAGTATTAAGTCAGTGGCCGTAATTGGTGAACTTGCCAATAGTAGAACCGATATGAACGGAACTTGGATCGGATTGGGACGTGGGGAAGATCCCGTCTCCATTCTCGAAGGTATAAAATCTAAAATACCACATGCTGATGTGAAATATGCAGAAGGAAGCAAAGTTCGTTCGGCCTCAAGTATGGATGAGGCTTTAGAAATAGCCAAGAATGCCGATGTCGTGATTCTTTCAATGGGTGAATATGGCTGGATGTCCGGCGAAGGACAGTCCTACGCGAATATTGAATTATCCGAATGTCAGATGATATTATTTAGGAAACTAAAAGCAATGAACAAACCTGTCGTTGTTATCTTATCCAATGGACGTCCGTTGGTTATACCGGAAGTGGCTGATCAGAGTGATGCCTTGTTGGAAACTTGGTTCCTTGGCACAGAAGGTGGAAATGCCATTGCCGATGTCCTTTTTGGAGATTATAATCCATCGGGTAAACTACCTGTGTCTTTTCCTGAATCCATGGGGCAATTGCCATTTTATTATAACCAACTTCCAACAGGCCGTCCGCTCTATGATCGTCCTAATGATCCACTACGTTCCATCTATAGAGATATACCAAATAAAGCTTTGTTCCCATTCGGTTACGGATTAAGTTACACCCAATTTAAATATTCCGATTTAAATATTGTACCTAATGGTAAGGATGGCTTTATTGCTTCCATTGCTCTTGAAAATATTGGAAATAAAGGAGGAGAAGAAGTTGCACAACTTTATATTCGCAAGTGCCCTTCCTCAATAAGTCAACCAATAAAAAGCCTGAAAGGATTCAAAAAAATATATCTTTCATCAGGGAAAAGGCAAATCATAAACTTCAACGTTTCAAAAGAAAATCTAAAATATTTCAAAGAAAAAGAAGGCTGGATATTTGAGCATGGCACATATAAGATTTTCGTAGGAGGAGATTCTGAAAATACAGTTAATGGTGATATTATTCTTTGA